tttgacttcatttttcaccattttctgaacTATAGCTTTAATCAATAACCAGAACCAATCTAAATGAAGATAATCACTGGTTGCTGCACTACTAAACTGTTACACAGCTATAGCACAGTTGTCATTAGTAATTAGTAACACTGTGAATAACTCTCTTCTATGCTGTCTAACCTGTGCTGTATGATCTGAACCTCTCAGTAAAGCAGACCAACTACTTCACTGCTTTTAAGTAAGTGAGCTGAGGCTTAACTTTAAGGGCAATGTTCCATTTATGCCTCATGTATCACTGATCCTTATAGCACACGGCAGATTACAGACTTATGTGCTAAAGTTCAACGCTAAACGTCAAAGTTCACCGACATATCCGACCACCGTGACCGGTATTCACGTTCACCACACCGGGGGGTCGTATGCGCTGAACTATTGCGCAACCACCTCGGTATGCGTAACAGTAGTATGGAGGAGCCAATGTCATTGTTAAAGACCAGGCATGtgatgaaaaaataacattaataacaaaCTTTTTGAACATAACAGAGACAGTCAAGTGAAGGTGACTTCCTAACCTTCGTCTGTGAAGTGAAAGCTGCGCAGGAACAGCAGACAGTCGTGCAGCCCGGTGAACAGAGAGAAGCCTCCGCCGAACGGATTGTCTCTGAAGAAGAGCTCAAAGACGGCGGGCTCCTGGTGCCGGCCGGCCCGCCAGTACGCATAGGCCATGGTGAACTGGTACAGGTCCGTCAGCAGTGGCGGGACCCGCTCCCGGATCGACCGCTCCATGAGCCCGCATGTGTTGCTGGACGGCGCTGCCATGTTATGTGATTCAAACGCTGGTTCCAGGTCTCACTTGATGCCGGGATCTCTGGGACTTGCAGTCCTCCACTGCCGCACTGACTCCTTCAGCCTAAACTTAAGGCACAAACTGAGAAGGAAGAGCATGCAGGACGAGTGAAAGCTGCACTTCCACTTTCAATTGACAGTGTATAGTCTCTGCTGTTTCTCTTATATGGTGTATTTTGTAATCTAATCTGGTTGGTTTCGTTTTCTCTGAACCAGGGTTGTTATAGTAGTTTGAAATGTCCATtagcttttattttaattaagtttttcagtttgcttttttatttcagtttagttttagttagtttaacaagtgattaaccCATAAGCAGGCAGGAATGGAAAATTAGttgttaattgttcattttattgactttttatttactttgatgttactaggcatctcatttgcacctgagtaaacatttccacaaataatttcaaaaataacttttatgaGTTGAGTTTATGAGTtgagtcaaactgaacagaatacagtaaaaaaaaaaaaagaggagaaaatgaaaagaaaactaaaactaagcttattttataattttagttaaagttaaatttCAGTtcactaaattattttttccctgctagttttagttttagttaactataataatcCTGCTCTGAACATCTATAGTCAAAAAGgttctgtgctttttttcctttcttttttttttatcaagatacacaagatttattttataattaccTTTTCCAAGAAATGTAAGCTACGTTTCCCCCGGATGTCCTGAAACAAGTCTGATGGTGGAAGAAGCACTCAGATCCTTCACACAGTGTACAATGTAAATATTACTCCCAATAAATGACTCCTTGTATGGTGCTGAATTGTAGATCAAATGTGAGGttattaaaggacaagttcacagaTCTTCAAGTCAagtcttaaaataacagtcGGGAGCTCAAATGAACagtgaaacctgtttttcttgctgaaatcattcctcctgttcatactgaccataagAAGATCCCTTAATAATGCAATTTAAAAGGAAGTGTTGGAGGAAaacatccacagtcctccttctgtgcaaagaaaaataaataaataaaatgaagcttcagccgtccaaatgagtcaaatctatTAGAAAAATcgttcaacgttacagtgtttttagtgccaaagtctttttgttactatacttccaccacagctcaacagggaaacactaagagggaatttttactgctaaaaagactttaaatgtgtcagatatcacttgatatgactaactcacactgctgaagctcaatagaaactaacatctacttttaaatgactgtttggacacactgtggatataGTCCTCCAGACtccagtcagtatgaacaggacaggtggaatgattacagcgaggaaaaaaAGCTCTTTCACTGCTCAATGATGTGACACAACAAAATAATGCACGACCTTCAGagtaactttatttattcaagaGATATTTCAGAAATGCTCCTGTTGTTATACACAACACATTACCATTTCATAACTGCACTAACTGGATATGGAGCCAACCTCTATCTTACCTGTATTATGATGTGCTGCATACATTtgtcaaatgtttaaataaagcaaTTGAGCCACTGCAGCTATTATCATAAATAGCATGTTtctgtattaaatgtattattcccTATTCTGACAGCTGGATGGATGTAAACTGTGATTGTCATCTCAAACCCTGCAGTTTTACACCAGCAATTCTCAACCCTGCACTGTTAATCTAACATGTGTTCAAATGATTAACTAAACAGGAAAGAAATAGTAAAGACATTCCTGCTTCACACACAATTACAGTTTAGATATTTCTGATTTGTATCTaatctttgcctttttttgtgaCTTAGTGAATAGTTTAATCTCTTCAGGAGCTTAAAGATGACTCAAATGAATGTCGGGAatctaaagaaaagaaatgagggCTTTGTTTGAGAGGTCTAAGGCTAAAACATGGTTGAGAACCAGCACAGATTCAGCCAATCCAACAGCCTGgatcaaatgttaaatatgaaaactCCACTTCTCACTCCTCATGTAACTAAATGAGGACACACTGGTCCAGGTTTCAATCAATATCAATCACACTGTGATCACAAGTATCAGTAGTTGTATTTTCCTGCTGTCATTATGTTTGATTATCCCACTCCTCCCTCCTGCCCTCCTCTGCTGGGGGGAAGCTTCCTGCCAGCTCATTGGTCAGCATGTGCTTCTTCCCTCCCCACAGTAAGTGTGTCGGCTGTCCTGATTGGCTCTGCTCTGGAGCGTAGACAAAGAACGGGCTGAGCTCGATGGCCAGAGCCGACCGGACCAGGCCGACGCTGCCTGTTCGCTCTGAGCAGGGGTGATACACTCGTCCGCTGTCAGGATGCATGTAAAGCGCCTCCGGACGGAACGGGGCGGTCAGCTTCTCCGCTCCGCCGCAATACGACAGCAGCTCCTGGTCTCCCTTGATGCCCTGCGGTCCTTCGTGGTTCTGCAGCAGGTGGGTGAAGACCACAGGTCGGTCATCGCAGCGCATGAAGTTCCTCTCTCTACCACACAGGGACAAGAAGGGGAAGTCCTCGTAACGCCCGCTCTGATTGACACGCAGACGGCTGAAGAAGAAGACCAGGAACTTCTTATCTGATAAGAAAGAAACAGATGATGAAGAGTCGAAGGCACCTGGTTTTACACTCAAAATAGGTAAATAACATCACATATCGTAgtgaaaaagtgtgaaaatatctgctggtttctttagtcctctacgatagtaaactgaatgtctCTGGGTtgaggacaaaacaagacacttgaggatgtcatcttgagctttgggaaatgattattgacatttttcatcattttttgacaagcaactaatcaattaatcaataatcattagttgcagccctaaaaaaACGTATGGAGTTTTATCCAGTGTGAAAAATAGCCAGATATATTACAGTGTGTTTCCAGGTGTAGGAGATTACTACTgcacatatgcatatatttatGGCTGCTAATGATTAATTTTGTAATTGACtaatctgtttattattttcttagtGCAGGTGCGAACTGAGTGCAGGTGTACTGAGGAGAACTGCGGCTGTTTATCGATAAATAAAGAGCATTACTTTAGAAAACTTTTGCATAGTACTgtctaacaataataatactttatcaattaatcaataccTTTATCTTAGTCTTTCTTAACAGTCTGAGAATTAAAgggttttgtatttgtttaactGGCGATAAGTTGTAGATATTATACTGTGCAAAACATTCCCACATCTTTCTTGTCATTTTGATCATATAAAACTTGTGACAAGGGCCTGCAAGTAGACATTATTGATTTTAGGGGTTcacaagctgaaaaaaaaaaggttgtcaaGCATTGTTGTAGTCAACAAAGTGCCACAATGTAGTGAAAAAAGCCCATGTGGCAtcattaaatgtcttatttattcAAGACATTAGACCAAAATtgaaagatattcagtttaaagtgacataaaaataaagaaatgaatcacatcatcacatttgagaagctggaaccggAGAGCATATGGAAATTTGTTTGATAAATTGCCTAAAAACTATGCATCAGTTATAAATCACTGATAACTTGTCTAATtgttgttaatataaaataatcacatCTACCAAACGTGCAGACTTTTCCTTTATGATGCTTTAGATTcacatgaaatcatttttaGAGGTTCATATGTGGATGAGGTCAAGTTTATGACATGTTAACAAGGCTTAAATATATATCtactttatgtaaaataaaataaaataaaaatgtgcatgtgtattgAGTTATTTTTACCTTTAAAGCAGGTGACAAAGTTCTTCACTTTAGTGTCATCTAGGAACAGCTggaaacacaaatcaacaagTCATGCTAGCACAAATAtctcatgtatttttaaaaagattttataATGTGTCAGCCTCTACACTCACCTGTCCTTGGTGGTCAATATAGTAGAAGTATTCTCGGATGCGAGGCTCGGGACTCTGGCCCTGGATGTATGTAGCGGTGGTTCTGGAGGTGGGGTAGCCGGCCTGGAGGCAGCGCAGGGCGGATAGACTTCTGCAGCTGAGAGCCGCAGTCCGGTGGAGCAACATGACCGCGCAGCACCGCAGACGGTTAATTTATTCAGatataaaacaggaaaacaaagcGACACGGGTTTCCAAATGACAACCTGTGTGTTAACCGGGGTTATCTACTCAAAGACGATGTTAAATAACCCCGAATTCACCCTCATGTTATTGTTTTCATGATGTAACCCGGAAGAGTTTATGTGTTGAAATATGTGTTCATTGCGGactgctgccatctagtggacaatgatgatcatcacagaaacactatAATgtaaccagtgttggggagcAGCGGcaattctaggatcagacctttagggggccTCAgcctcctaatgagaattttacatacaatgccctgctaaactactcatttcaccgaataacgtaaattacaacaataaatattaatacatagtagagtggtctactataatatatgataataatggtccagaataaacaatcacagacagagaggaccctaagatagttaatgaaccctgagggaaaaacaatattaatgacagaagtACATTagacctgttaaaataaaaccatttgaacctgtagtcATAAGTGtacacaaaataattaatttgtataaatacatttttagggggaaaatacaataattatttatttattttttagtggTGCTGGGATTAAATTTAGGGTTGCTTGAGTACACATAAAAAGGGTCTTAAATCGCACCTGTTGGTGAGTAACAGCATTACgtgatttaattacaaaatagtAACTGTa
The Scomber scombrus chromosome 8, fScoSco1.1, whole genome shotgun sequence DNA segment above includes these coding regions:
- the c8h8orf82 gene encoding UPF0598 protein C8orf82 homolog, whose product is MLLHRTAALSCRSLSALRCLQAGYPTSRTTATYIQGQSPEPRIREYFYYIDHQGQLFLDDTKVKNFVTCFKDKKFLVFFFSRLRVNQSGRYEDFPFLSLCGRERNFMRCDDRPVVFTHLLQNHEGPQGIKGDQELLSYCGGAEKLTAPFRPEALYMHPDSGRVYHPCSERTGSVGLVRSALAIELSPFFVYAPEQSQSGQPTHLLWGGKKHMLTNELAGSFPPAEEGRREEWDNQT